One Helianthus annuus cultivar XRQ/B chromosome 12, HanXRQr2.0-SUNRISE, whole genome shotgun sequence genomic region harbors:
- the LOC110892743 gene encoding glutathione S-transferase T3-like encodes MDPYNSNNPNNPNPNVFAVPGYYPSMEPSWTSSQFAFNAFAGFQQSPNVFSQMQQMQSLQNMMMQNPFNMQFHSQQQQPVESSQQPQPVEDDIEIVSETQPQSSKRKKRKQVTVDQNQPSKAKAKTWTRIEEEALAKAWISTSKHSVIGNNQTGDRFWKATLSKFLAIMEQGHYRDVDSISSKWRKMHLIVNRFASIYNNLYTSNRRSGMSDEDVFKAAMDKY; translated from the exons ATGGATCCATACAACTCGAACAACCCGAACAACCCAAACCCGAACGTTTTTGCGGTGCCCGGCTACTATCCTTCAATGGAACCGAGTTGGACATCCTCTCAATTTGCTTTCAACGCTTTTGCGGGTTTTCAACAATCTCCGAACGTTTTCTCGCAAATGCAACAAATGCAATCGTTACAAAACATGATGATGCAAAACCCGTTCAACATGCAATTTcattctcaacaacaacaacccgtTGAATCTTCTCAACAACCACAACCCGTTGAAGACGACATTGAAATCGTTTCGGAGACGCAACCACAATCATCTAAACGTAAAAAAAGAAAGCAAGTGACGGTTGACCAAAATCAACCTTCGAAAGCGAAGGCAAAAACGTGGACGAGGATCGAGGAGGAGGCCTTAGCGAAGGCGTGGATTAGCACATCCAAACACTCCGTTATCG gTAACAACCAAACCGGCGATAGGTTTTGGAAAGCGACATTATCAAAGTTTCTTGCGATCATGGAACAAGGACATTATCGCGATGTCGACTCGATCTCTTCGAAGTGGCGAAAGATGCATCTGATCGTGAACCGGTTTGCGTCGATATATAATAATTTATATACAAGTAATCGCCGTAGTGGGATGAGTGATGAAGATGTTTTCAAAGCGGCGATGGATAAATACTAA